A genome region from Pseudorca crassidens isolate mPseCra1 chromosome 20, mPseCra1.hap1, whole genome shotgun sequence includes the following:
- the LOC137214810 gene encoding zinc finger protein 350-like isoform X3, whose protein sequence is MQWSLEIQNKRKNMERGREHSSSGNVFHLRRNLVTLRQSHDKFDVLNSNLDLVNQNKSCVAKNPDKFNKYEKSFLRTKHEKCYTGVKCNKYGNTICTNSKLSIHQTEKQKKHECIECGKTFIKKSQLTVHQRTHTGEKPYKCLKCGKAFCRKAELNIHMQVERGIKPHACSECGKTFSRKSQLLVHQKTHTGEKPYTCSECGRGFIQKGNFLIHQRIHTGEKPYGCKECGKAFSHKPCLVAHQVFHTGNPPYVCSECGRAYFQKSSLIRHQRGHTEEKRYKCNVCGKGYSTKSILSRHQRVHTGEKPHGCSNCGKAFCHKSSLTKHKKTHMKEKYVDSVKMENDFLGNHSSLCTTESVQEKNSVETMTVQGPSVAMQTSLNISGFLAQGNVVLVGQPVARCVPSGNNREFVQERNLINAVNVVVPSVTNYVLFYVTGSV, encoded by the coding sequence ATGCAGTGGTCTTTGGAAATCCAAAACAAGCGTAAAAATATGGAAAGAGGCCGTGAACACAGTTCATCGGGAAATGTGTTTCATCTGCGCAGAAATCTTGTTACTTTAAGGCAAAGCCATGATAAGTTTGATGTACTGAACTCTAATTTAGATTTAGTTAACCAGAATAAAAGTTGTGTAGCGAAGAATCCTGACAAGTTTAATAAATATGAGAAATCGTTTCTTCGTACTAAGCATGAAAAGTGTTACACTGGAGTTAAAtgcaataaatatggaaacaccaTCTGCACCAATTCGAAACTCAGTatacatcaaactgaaaaacaaaagaaacatgagTGTATTGAATGTGGTAAAACCTTCATCAAAAAGTCTCAACTCACTGTACATCAGAGAactcatacaggagagaaaccatataaaTGCCTTAAATGTGGTAAAGCCTTCTGTAGGAAAGCAGAGCTCAATATACATATGCAAGtggaaagaggaataaaaccccATGCATGTAGTGAGTGTGGGAAAACCTTCTCCAGGAAATCTCAGCTCCTTGTACATCAGAAAACTCATACGGGAGAGAAACCCTATACATGCAGTGAATGTGGAAGAGGCTTCATCCAGAAGGGTAATTTTCTTATACATCAgcgaattcatactggagagaagccctatgGATGCAAGGAATGTGGTAAAGCCTTCAGTCATAAGCCATGTCTCGTTGCACATCAGGTATTTCACACTGGAAATCCTCCCTATGTATGCAGTGAATGTGGAAGAGCTTACTTTCAAAAGTCGAGTCTGATTAGACATCAAAGAGGTCATACAGAAGAGAAACGCTATAAATGCAACGTATGTGGGAAAGGCTACTCCACGAAGTCAATACTCAGTAGACATCAGAGAGttcatacaggagagaaaccccATGGATGCAGCAATTGTGGGAAAGCCTTCTGCCACAAGTCCTCCCTCACTAAACATAAGAAAACTCATATGAAAGAGAAATATGTGGATTCAGTCAAGATGGAGAATGATTTTCTTGGGAACCACAGCTCATTATGCACCACAGAATCCGTACAGGAGAAAAACTCTGTTGAAACAATGACAGTGCAAGGGCCTTCTGTGGCCATGCAGACATCATTAAATATCAGTGGGTTCCTAGCCCAAGGGAATGTAGTCCTTGTGGGACAGCCTGTTGCCAGATGTGTACCCTCAGGTAATAACAGAGAATTTGTACAGGAGAGAAACCTCATAAATGCAGTAAATGTGGTAGTGCCTTCAGTTACCAATTATGTCTTATTTTATGTCACAGGAAGCGTGTAG
- the LOC137214810 gene encoding zinc finger protein 350-like isoform X2 — protein MTKAQESLLFEDVAVEFTREEWRLLDPAQKDLYQNVMLENYSNLLSVGYQSPKPIQIFRLKQRDKPWLEKENIHGQNFPEVGEIGDHMQWSLEIQNKRKNMERGREHSSSGNVFHLRRNLVTLRQSHDKFDVLNSNLDLVNQNKSCVAKNPDKFNKYEKSFLRTKHEKCYTGVKCNKYGNTICTNSKLSIHQTEKQKKHECIECGKTFIKKSQLTVHQRTHTGEKPYKCLKCGKAFCRKAELNIHMQVERGIKPHACSECGKTFSRKSQLLVHQKTHTGEKPYTCSECGRGFIQKGNFLIHQRIHTGEKPYGCKECGKAFSHKPCLVAHQVFHTGNPPYVCSECGRAYFQKSSLIRHQRGHTEEKRYKCNVCGKGYSTKSILSRHQRVHTGEKPHGCSNCGKAFCHKSSLTKHKKTHMKEKYVDSVKMENDFLGNHSSLCTTESVQEKNSVETMTVQGPSVAMQTSLNISGFLAQGNVVLVGQPVARCVPSGNNREFVQERNLINAVNVVVPSVTNYVLFYVTGSV, from the exons GAATCATTATTATTTGAAGATGTAGCTGTGGAGTTCACCCGGGAGGAGTGGAGGCTACTAGACCCTGCTCAGAAGGACCTGTACCAGAATGTGATGCTAGAAAACTATAGCAACCTGCTGTCCGTGG GGTATCAAAGTCCCAAACCAATTCAAATCTTCAGGTTGAAGCAAAGAGACAAACCATggttagaaaaggaaaatatccaCGGTCAGAACTTTCCAG aaGTTGGAGAAATTGGTGATCATATGCAGTGGTCTTTGGAAATCCAAAACAAGCGTAAAAATATGGAAAGAGGCCGTGAACACAGTTCATCGGGAAATGTGTTTCATCTGCGCAGAAATCTTGTTACTTTAAGGCAAAGCCATGATAAGTTTGATGTACTGAACTCTAATTTAGATTTAGTTAACCAGAATAAAAGTTGTGTAGCGAAGAATCCTGACAAGTTTAATAAATATGAGAAATCGTTTCTTCGTACTAAGCATGAAAAGTGTTACACTGGAGTTAAAtgcaataaatatggaaacaccaTCTGCACCAATTCGAAACTCAGTatacatcaaactgaaaaacaaaagaaacatgagTGTATTGAATGTGGTAAAACCTTCATCAAAAAGTCTCAACTCACTGTACATCAGAGAactcatacaggagagaaaccatataaaTGCCTTAAATGTGGTAAAGCCTTCTGTAGGAAAGCAGAGCTCAATATACATATGCAAGtggaaagaggaataaaaccccATGCATGTAGTGAGTGTGGGAAAACCTTCTCCAGGAAATCTCAGCTCCTTGTACATCAGAAAACTCATACGGGAGAGAAACCCTATACATGCAGTGAATGTGGAAGAGGCTTCATCCAGAAGGGTAATTTTCTTATACATCAgcgaattcatactggagagaagccctatgGATGCAAGGAATGTGGTAAAGCCTTCAGTCATAAGCCATGTCTCGTTGCACATCAGGTATTTCACACTGGAAATCCTCCCTATGTATGCAGTGAATGTGGAAGAGCTTACTTTCAAAAGTCGAGTCTGATTAGACATCAAAGAGGTCATACAGAAGAGAAACGCTATAAATGCAACGTATGTGGGAAAGGCTACTCCACGAAGTCAATACTCAGTAGACATCAGAGAGttcatacaggagagaaaccccATGGATGCAGCAATTGTGGGAAAGCCTTCTGCCACAAGTCCTCCCTCACTAAACATAAGAAAACTCATATGAAAGAGAAATATGTGGATTCAGTCAAGATGGAGAATGATTTTCTTGGGAACCACAGCTCATTATGCACCACAGAATCCGTACAGGAGAAAAACTCTGTTGAAACAATGACAGTGCAAGGGCCTTCTGTGGCCATGCAGACATCATTAAATATCAGTGGGTTCCTAGCCCAAGGGAATGTAGTCCTTGTGGGACAGCCTGTTGCCAGATGTGTACCCTCAGGTAATAACAGAGAATTTGTACAGGAGAGAAACCTCATAAATGCAGTAAATGTGGTAGTGCCTTCAGTTACCAATTATGTCTTATTTTATGTCACAGGAAGCGTGTAG
- the LOC137214810 gene encoding zinc finger protein 350-like isoform X1 → MTKAQGAVASMAAFWYMQEEVPISLFHESLLFEDVAVEFTREEWRLLDPAQKDLYQNVMLENYSNLLSVGYQSPKPIQIFRLKQRDKPWLEKENIHGQNFPEVGEIGDHMQWSLEIQNKRKNMERGREHSSSGNVFHLRRNLVTLRQSHDKFDVLNSNLDLVNQNKSCVAKNPDKFNKYEKSFLRTKHEKCYTGVKCNKYGNTICTNSKLSIHQTEKQKKHECIECGKTFIKKSQLTVHQRTHTGEKPYKCLKCGKAFCRKAELNIHMQVERGIKPHACSECGKTFSRKSQLLVHQKTHTGEKPYTCSECGRGFIQKGNFLIHQRIHTGEKPYGCKECGKAFSHKPCLVAHQVFHTGNPPYVCSECGRAYFQKSSLIRHQRGHTEEKRYKCNVCGKGYSTKSILSRHQRVHTGEKPHGCSNCGKAFCHKSSLTKHKKTHMKEKYVDSVKMENDFLGNHSSLCTTESVQEKNSVETMTVQGPSVAMQTSLNISGFLAQGNVVLVGQPVARCVPSGNNREFVQERNLINAVNVVVPSVTNYVLFYVTGSV, encoded by the exons GAATCATTATTATTTGAAGATGTAGCTGTGGAGTTCACCCGGGAGGAGTGGAGGCTACTAGACCCTGCTCAGAAGGACCTGTACCAGAATGTGATGCTAGAAAACTATAGCAACCTGCTGTCCGTGG GGTATCAAAGTCCCAAACCAATTCAAATCTTCAGGTTGAAGCAAAGAGACAAACCATggttagaaaaggaaaatatccaCGGTCAGAACTTTCCAG aaGTTGGAGAAATTGGTGATCATATGCAGTGGTCTTTGGAAATCCAAAACAAGCGTAAAAATATGGAAAGAGGCCGTGAACACAGTTCATCGGGAAATGTGTTTCATCTGCGCAGAAATCTTGTTACTTTAAGGCAAAGCCATGATAAGTTTGATGTACTGAACTCTAATTTAGATTTAGTTAACCAGAATAAAAGTTGTGTAGCGAAGAATCCTGACAAGTTTAATAAATATGAGAAATCGTTTCTTCGTACTAAGCATGAAAAGTGTTACACTGGAGTTAAAtgcaataaatatggaaacaccaTCTGCACCAATTCGAAACTCAGTatacatcaaactgaaaaacaaaagaaacatgagTGTATTGAATGTGGTAAAACCTTCATCAAAAAGTCTCAACTCACTGTACATCAGAGAactcatacaggagagaaaccatataaaTGCCTTAAATGTGGTAAAGCCTTCTGTAGGAAAGCAGAGCTCAATATACATATGCAAGtggaaagaggaataaaaccccATGCATGTAGTGAGTGTGGGAAAACCTTCTCCAGGAAATCTCAGCTCCTTGTACATCAGAAAACTCATACGGGAGAGAAACCCTATACATGCAGTGAATGTGGAAGAGGCTTCATCCAGAAGGGTAATTTTCTTATACATCAgcgaattcatactggagagaagccctatgGATGCAAGGAATGTGGTAAAGCCTTCAGTCATAAGCCATGTCTCGTTGCACATCAGGTATTTCACACTGGAAATCCTCCCTATGTATGCAGTGAATGTGGAAGAGCTTACTTTCAAAAGTCGAGTCTGATTAGACATCAAAGAGGTCATACAGAAGAGAAACGCTATAAATGCAACGTATGTGGGAAAGGCTACTCCACGAAGTCAATACTCAGTAGACATCAGAGAGttcatacaggagagaaaccccATGGATGCAGCAATTGTGGGAAAGCCTTCTGCCACAAGTCCTCCCTCACTAAACATAAGAAAACTCATATGAAAGAGAAATATGTGGATTCAGTCAAGATGGAGAATGATTTTCTTGGGAACCACAGCTCATTATGCACCACAGAATCCGTACAGGAGAAAAACTCTGTTGAAACAATGACAGTGCAAGGGCCTTCTGTGGCCATGCAGACATCATTAAATATCAGTGGGTTCCTAGCCCAAGGGAATGTAGTCCTTGTGGGACAGCCTGTTGCCAGATGTGTACCCTCAGGTAATAACAGAGAATTTGTACAGGAGAGAAACCTCATAAATGCAGTAAATGTGGTAGTGCCTTCAGTTACCAATTATGTCTTATTTTATGTCACAGGAAGCGTGTAG